From a single Streptomyces misionensis genomic region:
- a CDS encoding allantoate amidohydrolase, protein MWAELLPIGRDAGSGGYRRYAWTGPDAECRAWFRQQAEDRGLVHEVDRNGNQWAWLGDPAAGDAVVTGSHLDSVPDGGAFDGPLGVVSSFAALDELLGRGVRFTRPLAIVNFGDEEGARFGLACVGSRLTAGALTVEDAHRLTDGDGITLPRAMAAAGYDPEAIGPDPERLARIGAFVELHVEQGRALDLSGDRVGIASAIWPHGRWRFDFRGEANHAGTTRLADRRDPMLSYAETVLAARREAELAGAVATFGKIAVDPNGVNAIPSRVRGWLDSRAADQETLDTVVSGIEKAAREYADAHGVDLDVVRESFTPVVEFDHALRDELGRILGRDTELTVPVLGTGAGHDAGILSGSIPTAMLFVRNPTGVSHSPAEFAAEDDCVAGVGALADVLEGLACR, encoded by the coding sequence ATGTGGGCCGAGCTGCTCCCCATCGGGCGCGACGCCGGCTCCGGCGGATACCGCCGCTACGCCTGGACCGGGCCCGACGCCGAATGCCGGGCCTGGTTCAGGCAGCAGGCCGAGGACCGCGGCCTGGTCCACGAGGTGGACCGGAACGGCAACCAGTGGGCCTGGCTGGGGGACCCGGCCGCCGGGGACGCCGTGGTCACCGGGTCGCACCTGGACTCCGTGCCGGACGGAGGGGCCTTCGACGGGCCCCTCGGGGTCGTGTCCTCCTTCGCCGCCCTGGACGAACTGCTCGGCAGGGGAGTGCGGTTCACCCGGCCGCTCGCCATCGTCAACTTCGGCGACGAGGAGGGCGCCCGGTTCGGGCTGGCCTGTGTCGGATCGCGGCTGACCGCCGGCGCGCTGACGGTGGAGGACGCGCACCGGCTCACCGACGGGGACGGGATCACCCTGCCCCGGGCCATGGCGGCCGCCGGGTACGACCCCGAGGCCATCGGCCCGGACCCGGAACGCCTCGCCCGGATCGGCGCGTTCGTGGAACTCCACGTCGAACAGGGCCGCGCGCTGGACCTGTCCGGCGACCGGGTCGGCATCGCCAGCGCCATCTGGCCGCACGGCCGCTGGCGGTTCGACTTCCGGGGCGAGGCCAACCACGCGGGCACCACCCGGCTGGCCGACCGCCGCGACCCGATGCTGTCGTACGCCGAGACCGTGCTCGCCGCGCGGCGCGAGGCCGAACTCGCCGGTGCCGTCGCCACCTTCGGCAAGATCGCGGTGGACCCCAACGGCGTCAACGCGATCCCCTCGCGGGTGCGCGGCTGGCTCGACTCCCGCGCCGCCGACCAGGAGACCCTGGACACGGTGGTCTCCGGCATCGAGAAGGCGGCCCGGGAGTACGCGGACGCGCACGGCGTGGACCTGGACGTCGTACGGGAGTCCTTCACGCCCGTCGTGGAGTTCGACCACGCGCTGCGCGACGAGCTGGGCCGCATCCTGGGCCGGGACACCGAGCTGACGGTGCCCGTCCTCGGCACCGGCGCGGGACACGACGCCGGAATCCTCTCGGGGAGCATCCCCACCGCCATGCTGTTCGTGCGCAACCCCACCGGTGTCTCGCACTCCCCGGCCGAGTTCGCGGCCGAGGACGACTGCGTGGCCGGGGTGGGCGCGCTCGCCGACGTACTGGAAGGGCTGGCCTGCAGGTGA
- a CDS encoding diaminopimelate decarboxylase, translating to MNHEVVDEVTAEAEAEAGQRAARRDDAVRAAVAQGLLGPDAAVVGLLDVTGIRESAAALRAAFEAVLAPGTPVLHAFAVKATPLVPVLRLLHEAGIGAEVASPGELALARAAGVPVAHTVLDSPAKTPAELREALALGIAVNADNPQELARLDALVGRAPTRSPLGIRVNPQIGGGSIGATSTATETSKFGVALRDEGAREWVVQAYAQRPWLTRLHAHTGSQGIPLALLAQGVAETFALAEEINARVGRRQVDTLDIGGGLPVNFAGEATAPTYAQYARLLAEQVPGLRAGRYGLVTEFGRSLLAKHGTVVARVEYAKRSGGRRIAVTHAGVQVATRTVYAPGAWPLRLAAYDAEGRPKPGPEVVQDVAGPACFSGDLLAEGRALPPLEQGDYAAALDTGAYYFAHHYAYNSLARPGIYGFVPDGAGGVAFATVREPQTVAEVVAESGGAHASALAALRAPERR from the coding sequence GTGAACCACGAGGTCGTGGACGAGGTGACGGCCGAGGCCGAGGCCGAGGCGGGGCAGCGGGCCGCGCGGCGGGACGACGCGGTGCGGGCCGCGGTGGCGCAGGGCCTGCTGGGGCCGGACGCGGCGGTGGTGGGGCTGCTCGACGTCACCGGCATCCGGGAGTCGGCGGCGGCGCTGCGGGCGGCGTTCGAGGCGGTGCTGGCGCCGGGCACCCCGGTGCTGCACGCGTTCGCCGTGAAGGCGACCCCGCTGGTGCCGGTGCTGCGGCTGCTGCACGAGGCGGGCATCGGCGCCGAGGTGGCGAGCCCCGGCGAGCTGGCCCTCGCCCGCGCGGCCGGCGTGCCGGTGGCGCACACGGTGCTGGACTCACCGGCCAAGACCCCGGCGGAGCTGCGCGAGGCGCTGGCGCTCGGCATCGCGGTGAACGCGGACAACCCGCAGGAGCTGGCCCGGCTGGACGCCCTGGTGGGCCGCGCGCCCACCCGTTCCCCGCTGGGCATCCGGGTCAATCCGCAGATCGGCGGCGGCAGCATCGGGGCGACGTCCACGGCGACCGAGACCTCGAAGTTCGGGGTGGCGCTGCGCGACGAGGGGGCGCGCGAGTGGGTCGTACAGGCGTACGCGCAGCGGCCGTGGCTGACCCGGCTGCACGCGCACACCGGCTCACAGGGGATTCCGCTGGCGCTGCTGGCGCAGGGCGTGGCGGAGACCTTCGCGCTGGCCGAGGAGATCAACGCGCGGGTGGGGCGGCGGCAGGTCGACACGCTGGACATCGGCGGCGGGCTGCCGGTGAACTTCGCGGGCGAGGCGACGGCGCCGACGTACGCGCAGTACGCGCGGCTGCTGGCCGAGCAGGTGCCGGGGCTGCGCGCGGGGCGCTACGGACTGGTGACCGAGTTCGGGCGGTCGCTGCTGGCCAAGCACGGCACGGTGGTGGCGCGGGTGGAGTACGCCAAGCGCTCGGGCGGGCGGCGGATCGCGGTGACGCACGCGGGCGTGCAGGTGGCGACGCGGACGGTGTACGCGCCGGGGGCGTGGCCGCTGCGGCTGGCCGCGTACGACGCGGAAGGCCGGCCGAAGCCGGGGCCCGAGGTGGTGCAGGACGTGGCGGGACCGGCCTGCTTCTCGGGCGACCTGCTGGCCGAGGGGCGCGCGTTGCCCCCGCTGGAGCAGGGCGACTACGCGGCGGCGCTGGACACGGGCGCGTACTACTTCGCGCACCACTACGCCTACAACTCCCTGGCCCGGCCCGGGATCTACGGCTTCGTGCCGGACGGCGCGGGCGGCGTCGCCTTCGCCACCGTGCGGGAGCCGCAGACGGTCGCGGAGGTGGTCGCGGAGTCCGGAGGGGCGCACGCGTCCGCGCTCGCCGCCCTCCG
- a CDS encoding formimidoylglutamate deiminase encodes MTKATYWLEHAWLGDRVEPGVLVETDGGRIGAVRTGTPAPPPGAEVLRGLTLPGLANAHSHAFHRALRGTVQVGSGTFWTWREVMYSVADRLTPERYHALARAVYAEMALAGITCVGEFHYVHHAPGGTPYADPNAMGEALIAAAAEAGIRITLLDTCYLSAGFGEAPNTHQLRFSDGTAEAWAERCSVLKERDHARIGAAIHSVRAVPAGQLATVARWAEERRAPLHVHLSEQTAENDACLAAHGRTPTRLLADHGVLGPRTTGVHNTHLTDEDIALLGGSATGTCMCPTTERDLADGIGPAVALQRAGSPLSLGSDSHAVIDLLEEARAMELNERLRTRTRGHWTVAALLRAATADGHAALGWHEAGAIAPGALADLTTIALDSVRTAGPAPRLGAETAVFAAGAADVRHTVVGGRHVVRDGAHTRVPDVPQALARAVEALRS; translated from the coding sequence GTGACCAAGGCGACCTACTGGCTGGAACACGCCTGGCTCGGCGACCGTGTCGAGCCGGGGGTCCTGGTCGAGACCGACGGCGGGCGGATCGGTGCCGTGCGCACCGGGACGCCCGCCCCGCCGCCCGGCGCCGAGGTGCTGCGCGGGCTCACCCTGCCGGGCCTGGCCAACGCGCACAGCCACGCCTTCCACCGGGCGCTGCGCGGCACCGTCCAGGTCGGCTCCGGCACCTTCTGGACCTGGCGCGAGGTGATGTACTCCGTCGCCGACCGGCTCACCCCGGAGCGCTACCACGCGCTCGCCCGCGCGGTGTACGCCGAGATGGCGCTGGCCGGCATCACCTGTGTCGGCGAGTTCCACTACGTGCACCACGCCCCCGGCGGCACCCCCTACGCCGACCCCAACGCCATGGGCGAGGCGCTGATCGCGGCCGCCGCCGAGGCCGGCATCCGGATCACCCTCCTCGACACCTGCTATCTCTCCGCGGGCTTCGGCGAGGCGCCCAACACGCACCAGCTGCGGTTCTCCGACGGCACCGCGGAGGCGTGGGCGGAACGCTGTTCGGTTCTCAAGGAACGGGATCACGCACGGATCGGGGCGGCGATCCACTCGGTGCGGGCCGTGCCAGCGGGCCAGTTGGCGACCGTGGCCCGCTGGGCGGAGGAGCGGCGGGCGCCCCTGCACGTGCACCTGTCGGAGCAGACCGCCGAGAACGACGCCTGCCTCGCCGCGCACGGCCGCACGCCCACCCGGCTGCTCGCCGACCACGGCGTCCTCGGGCCGCGCACCACCGGGGTGCACAACACGCACCTCACCGACGAGGACATCGCGCTGCTCGGCGGCTCGGCGACCGGCACCTGCATGTGCCCGACGACCGAGCGGGACCTGGCCGACGGCATCGGCCCGGCCGTCGCCCTGCAACGGGCCGGCTCCCCGCTCTCCCTCGGCTCCGACAGCCACGCCGTCATCGACCTGCTCGAAGAGGCGCGCGCGATGGAGCTGAACGAGCGGCTGCGCACCCGCACCCGGGGCCACTGGACGGTCGCCGCCCTGCTGCGGGCCGCCACCGCCGACGGCCACGCCGCCCTCGGCTGGCACGAGGCCGGCGCCATCGCGCCGGGCGCGCTCGCCGACCTGACGACGATCGCCCTGGACTCGGTCAGAACAGCGGGCCCCGCGCCGCGGCTGGGCGCCGAGACGGCCGTATTCGCGGCGGGCGCGGCGGACGTACGGCATACGGTCGTGGGCGGCCGGCACGTCGTACGCGACGGGGCGCACACGCGCGTCCCGGACGTACCGCAGGCCCTCGCGCGGGCGGTCGAGGCCCTCCGCTCCTGA